GGCAAATCCTGCTACGATGAATGGGCGGAGAACATCCACCAACGCGGGCATTTCCATAGACAGCATTGCCAATTACGCGGAAGTGTACCAAATCGTGAAAAAGTTGCAGCAGGATATCTACACCGATGTGATGTACCCGAATGACCTGCGCCCCAAGGGAAATCACGGATACAATACAAAGTATCGCGGATGATAGTTACGGAATGGGTTGATCCGCTGATCAAGTTCTAGAAAATTTTTTTCATGCGGGTGCAGTCAAAGACGCCCCAGCGGTGTGGTTTGTCGCCTGTATGCTTGTATCCAAGCTTCTCGTAAAAGCCTGTGGCTTCCAAGCGGCTGTCGATGATAATCTGTTTGTAACCGCATTCTTGAATCCACCTTTCGGCTTCGCTGACCGCCATGGCACCGAGTTTTTTTCCGCGGTATTCCGGCATGACAACTACGCGCCCAATCGTTGCTGTATCTGCGTCAATTTCGTAGAATCTGCACGTAGCAACAGGGTATTCGTCATCCAGCAAAACAATGAACTTTGTACCGTCGCAATCGTGCTCGTCGAATTCGTCTCGGAGCGAAATGTGATATGCTCGATTCATTGCTTGGATGCGTACGCTGTACGCACCCGCGCGTTGCCATTCTTCTGTTGCTCGGAGTACTTTGATATCCATTGAAATACCTTTGCTGTTTACGATGGCCTCAAAAATAGATTAATCAAGCTTGTTGAAGAAAATCTCGCCGCCTTGCTGGACGATTGTGATGGTGTGCGTTCCTTTATTGCCCATGTCGTTGTAATGGACTCGGTATTTGTTTTTTCCAATGGGTTCGATTTTTTCGATTTCGCGAATGTCTTCACCATCCTGAGCGTCGCTGCGGAATTTCCAGACCGCGTAGCCGCCACCGTCGCTGTATTCGCTGTCGTAATCCTTTCGGAGTTTTTTCGCTAAGGCCTTTGTGCAATATTTTGCAATGACGGAATCGTTCGGAAACTCGTTTCCGAAAATATGTCTGCTGTAGAACGTCTGGATTTTGTCGAAAACTTTTGCATCGAATGTGTTGCTGATGCTTGAAGACGATGCCGTAGCACTCGATGAAATTTCGATTGAGCTAGAAGATGACTCTGCTACACTTTCGGATGACGAAGTCTCGACAGTCGAAACTGCCGCTGCTGCAGAACTGCTTGGTTCTTGCAGTTCAATGGCTTGCATGTCATCGACTGATTTCTGTTGCTGTTGCGCCTGCTTGTCGCTACAAGAAAAGGCAGTTGCAGCCGCTAGTAAAATTAAAGATTTTTTCATGGGTGTCATTTGATTTATTTCTCCTTGCAAATTAAAGATTGTTGGATGTTGATTGTTCTATTTTATCCCTAAACCAGTAAATTGCATTGATTGCTATAAAAAAGTGAAGGGCTGTTGTGACCAATATGAAAATTGCTTCAAAACGACCACCTAAAAAGCAAAGAAAACTGAGCAAGAAAAGTATTCCCGAGCAAGCAATGCCGAATCCAAGGGGAATGGTTGCAATCCGCTTGGCCACATTGGCACTTAGATTTCTTTTGAAAAGGAATATATTCAGCAGACTCAAAGGGATGGCGAGCAGTCCTGCATATGAAATGAGGAAAAGTATTAGGACTATGTAGTCTTCGGATTTGTGCGAATATTCTGCAAATCCGAAAGTGCCTGCCACGAGAATGAAGGGCATGAACATGCAAAAAAACATCCAGCCTAGTATGTGCATAGTCTTTAAATTATTCATGACAAATCTCTGGGCGTGCTTGTGTTTCTTCTTGTCTCATGGCATTGGAGCAAAATGTTGAACTTGATTATTCACAACCTGCTCTCTTTTTTAGATTGTCACGGTCGGATTTGCACGATGTTGCCATGATTTCGCATACTTCGTTCTTCCTGTTGTCGCGGAACAATTGGTACGCGTAAATGCAGGCCGCTTTTTCGTTGCCCGCTTCAATTTCGCTCTTGAACAAATTATCTGCTTCTGCCAATTTTTCGCTATTGTTTTCGGCTTTAGCAATTTCTCGAAGAGTTATGGCGTATTCTGGATTCAGTATTTTTGTGTCGCCGCCGAGACTGAAAGCCTTTTCATAATAGTGCTTGCTTGATTCAATTTTTTCCTGTTTTCCTTCGGTTACAGCAAATCCCCAATAGACTTCCCATCGGGTCGAATCGATGAGCCATGCTTGGTTAAATCGCTTGACGGCGGAGAGAATGTCTCCGCGTTGTATAAATGCCCATCCGGCGTTAATCATTTGGTCTGCTGCGTCAGGGTGCTTTTGTGCAATGGCCAAAAATTCCTGGTCGGCTTTTTCCTGTTCCGGTGATTTCGGCTGATGACCGTATTCGGGCACTTCGTTGAGGATTGGTTGACGTGGCCCCGATGCACATCCGCCCAGAATGAAAAGTGCTAAAAAGAAAAGAGTTGCAAAACGTTTCATAACCATCTCCTTCAATGGAATTTTGTTAAAAATATACTTTTTTTTGAACAAGTGACTCTAATGAGCTATGGATCAATGCTTATCGGCGTTCCGTCTTTGACGGCGTCGTAAATTTCTTCGATTTCGTCGTTAGTGACGGCGATGCAACCAGCGGTCCAGTTTTTCCACTTGTGCCAAAACTTAAAAAGAAATGCGGGAACTTTGTTCGGGTAGCCGTGGATCATGATATCGCCACCGGGTTCGTACGAGCCTTCTTTTGCAGCATTGATTTGCTTCGCGTTCGGGTACGAAACTTTCAGCGATAGATGAAAAGCGCTTTTGGGGTTGTGTTTTGCAATCGTGTAATTGCCTTCGGGCGTTTTGTTGTCACCGGACTTGACCTTCGCTCCCACGGGATTCTTGCCAAGCGAAATCCTGTACGTCTTGATGATGTTCTCGCCGTTGCGCAGGTGCATTTGGCGCTTCGCCTTTTCTACGAGAATGTTGTCGATG
The sequence above is a segment of the Fibrobacter succinogenes genome. Coding sequences within it:
- a CDS encoding GNAT family N-acetyltransferase; translated protein: MDIKVLRATEEWQRAGAYSVRIQAMNRAYHISLRDEFDEHDCDGTKFIVLLDDEYPVATCRFYEIDADTATIGRVVVMPEYRGKKLGAMAVSEAERWIQECGYKQIIIDSRLEATGFYEKLGYKHTGDKPHRWGVFDCTRMKKIF
- a CDS encoding murein L,D-transpeptidase family protein, with the protein product MLISPIDNILVEKAKRQMHLRNGENIIKTYRISLGKNPVGAKVKSGDNKTPEGNYTIAKHNPKSAFHLSLKVSYPNAKQINAAKEGSYEPGGDIMIHGYPNKVPAFLFKFWHKWKNWTAGCIAVTNDEIEEIYDAVKDGTPISIDP
- a CDS encoding M48 family metallopeptidase, whose translation is MKRFATLFFLALFILGGCASGPRQPILNEVPEYGHQPKSPEQEKADQEFLAIAQKHPDAADQMINAGWAFIQRGDILSAVKRFNQAWLIDSTRWEVYWGFAVTEGKQEKIESSKHYYEKAFSLGGDTKILNPEYAITLREIAKAENNSEKLAEADNLFKSEIEAGNEKAACIYAYQLFRDNRKNEVCEIMATSCKSDRDNLKKRAGCE